Proteins from one Pirellulales bacterium genomic window:
- a CDS encoding DUF1501 domain-containing protein, whose product MTTRATNTAEPLGRREFLRRAGGGFGALALAEILARDEVRAADGLHHPARARRIVQMFMSGAASQVDLFDYKPELIRRDGQAFEPGGKVELFQSSPGSVMKSPWGWRQYGECGKWMSDLVPRLAEVVDDLAFIHSMQSKSNVHGPATFMQNTGFVLPGFPSMGSWISYALGNMNDNLPSFVVLPDRRGFAPNGPANWSAGFLPAQYQGTMVRPGTANPIFDLYPPPVDYLTSSAETEGRALLDQLNRSHLADRQDDSRLAARIASYELAARLQLSAPEVLDFSQETAATLERYGLHRPETEDFGRNCLVARRLLERGVRFVQLFSGADNGFPRRNWDSHEDLARDHGVMGLSMDGPAAALIADLKDRGLLTDTIVIWTTEFGRMPCSQGGKGRDHNPDAFTSFLAGGGIRGGVTYGASDEWGFRAVEQPTYCYDLHATVLHLLGIDHRRLTWRHNGIDRRLTDVHGQVISELLA is encoded by the coding sequence ATGACCACCCGAGCCACCAATACCGCCGAGCCGCTGGGGCGCCGTGAATTCTTGCGCCGCGCCGGCGGTGGCTTCGGCGCTCTGGCCCTGGCCGAAATCCTCGCACGCGACGAGGTCCGCGCCGCCGACGGCCTGCACCATCCGGCCCGGGCGCGGCGCATCGTGCAGATGTTCATGTCGGGTGCGGCCAGCCAGGTCGATTTGTTCGACTACAAGCCCGAGTTGATCCGCCGCGATGGCCAGGCCTTCGAACCCGGCGGCAAGGTCGAGCTGTTCCAAAGCTCGCCCGGCAGCGTCATGAAAAGCCCCTGGGGCTGGCGCCAATATGGCGAGTGCGGCAAGTGGATGAGCGACCTGGTGCCCCGGCTCGCCGAGGTGGTTGACGACCTGGCCTTTATCCATTCGATGCAAAGCAAGTCGAACGTACACGGGCCGGCCACGTTCATGCAGAACACCGGTTTCGTACTGCCCGGCTTTCCGAGTATGGGAAGCTGGATCAGCTATGCCCTGGGCAACATGAACGACAACCTGCCGTCGTTCGTGGTGCTGCCCGATCGCCGGGGGTTCGCTCCCAATGGCCCGGCGAACTGGAGCGCCGGATTTCTGCCTGCGCAGTACCAGGGCACGATGGTCCGCCCCGGCACGGCCAACCCGATCTTCGATCTCTATCCGCCGCCGGTCGATTACCTGACCTCGTCGGCCGAGACCGAAGGGCGAGCCTTGCTCGATCAACTCAATCGCAGTCATCTGGCCGATCGCCAGGATGATTCGCGGCTGGCGGCGAGGATTGCCAGCTATGAACTTGCCGCGCGGCTGCAATTGAGCGCACCCGAGGTGCTCGACTTCAGCCAGGAGACGGCGGCCACGCTCGAGCGGTACGGTTTGCATCGCCCGGAGACCGAGGATTTCGGCCGCAACTGCCTGGTGGCCCGCCGGCTGCTCGAACGGGGCGTGCGGTTCGTGCAGCTCTTCAGCGGCGCCGACAACGGCTTCCCGCGCCGCAACTGGGACAGCCACGAAGACCTGGCCCGTGATCATGGCGTGATGGGCCTGAGTATGGACGGCCCGGCCGCGGCGTTGATTGCCGACTTGAAGGACCGGGGCCTGTTGACAGATACGATCGTGATCTGGACGACCGAATTCGGCCGCATGCCGTGCAGCCAGGGCGGCAAGGGCCGGGATCACAACCCCGACGCGTTTACCTCCTTTTTGGCGGGAGGCGGCATTCGCGGCGGGGTGACCTATGGTGCGAGCGACGAGTGGGGTTTCCGCGCCGTCGAGCAGCCAACTTACTGTTACGATCTGCACGCGACCGTGCTGCACCTGTTGGGGATCGACCACCGCCGGCTCACCTGGCGACACAACGGTATCGATCGCCGGCTGACCGACGTGCATGGACAAGTGATTTCCGAACTTTTGGCCTGA